The stretch of DNA AGTGAGGTGCACTGGTCTGGACAAAAAGGCCAAATATATTCTCTTGATGGATATTGTTGCAGCCGACGACTGCAGATACAAATTTCATAACTCCCGCTGGATGGTGGCAGGGAAGGCCGACCCCGAAATGCCAAAGAGGATGTACATTCACCCGGACAGTCCGGCTACCGGGGAACAGTGGATGTCAAAAGTCGTCAATTTTCACAAACTCAAGCTGACAAATAACATCTCCGACAAGCATGGATTTGTAAGTTCAACTAATGTATGTCAATTTTCCTATTTATCAACTTACCCTTTTAGtaacaaaacaatgtattttatatgttgatgtttttatttgtattgtgttttacCGAAGCACAGGAAGTCACGCGTTCAAGATTTACTATTTTGAggattaataaaaacacatcattacaaaaaaattaaaagaaaattccACACTTCATTATCTTgcataattttattttgtaaaagtaTTACAAGTATGAAGCAAGATAATTAAGCCTATGTCTATGTAGACATAGATAGGCTCTATAGCCAACTTTATTGGACAGATTAAATATTACACCACGATTtgtttattgcaattttttctGCATGGCCTACTGTGCTGTCAaaattgtaaatatttaaacatcAACACTATTTGATTCCTCTAAATGAGTTGACTTCGGAATTCAAATAAGAGCATTTTCAGAAAGTGATTTGATGAAATGTAAGGATATTCTGTAACAAGTGTTCCTTCAAATGTGCGcttatgtttgtttgtgattgtgtgttgcAGACTATACTTAACTCGATGCACAAATATCAGCCTCGATTTCACATTGTGAGGGCCAACGATATTCTCAAACTCCCGTACAGTACCTTCAGGACTTACGTTTTTCCTGAAACCGATTTCATTGCTGTGACTGCTTATCAGAATGACAAGGTAAGCACAATTACTGCTCACACGCTACCCGGAATATTTTGTCAAATACAGCTTGGGTTTCTTTCCCTGTCAGACGCCTCTCATGCTCTGCACCATTTTGTTGTCATAAAATATGAAAGACGTCATATTTCTCTTAGAGTGGAGTATCATaatgggggggggttgttgcGAGTAAGTGCCATATTCACCAGCCTGTGGTAGGAAAGTAATAATTCTAAAGGAATGTACAGGTTGTCTTCCTTTTATTTAATCACGTGGAAAGGATTTGGCACAGACCCTGAATCTTTCTCTCTGcacgtgtgtatgtgcatgtgcgtgtgtgtgtgtgcatgtgcgtgtgtgtgtgtgtgtgtgtgtgtgNNNNNNNNNNgtgtgtgtgtgtgtgtgtgtgtgtgtgcgtgtgcatgtgcgtgtgagAGAGTAAAATTAAAAGGGTTGGGGGttgagaaatgagaaaaaagaagaggggCAACACTGCTCGGTTgaatggagaaaaagaaagaaagggttGTGTCAAGCATTTTGGTTGTGTCAGACTGTGCTGCATGGTAACATTTTATTCTCTGTGAGAcataaaattaatgaaaatcaTCTCCCCAACCCTTTGATATTGTTGGGAAACCATGAAAGCCTCCCCCACTCGTGGTTACAGTGCCGGAAGCAGTTTGGGAGTTGAATCTTTCAAAAGTTTACACAAAAAGTAGAATGTTTCACTCATGGAAAACGTGCCAATTTAAGGACTCGTGCTTTATGCGCTTGAGAACTTAGTGAACATTTTATTATGTAGCCTGTTTTGTTTGTGGCCTTCACTGCAATTGTTTGAAAAAGAGTTGTTTAATGAGAATGTGAAATGTCACTCGCTAATATTACGCACAATTTCAATTGTTTCAGATAACCCAGTTGAAAATTGACCATAATCCATTTGCCAAAGGATTCCGTGACACAGGCAATGGAAGACGTGAAAAAAGGTAAGACAAGGGGGGAAGtgtattgcaaaaaaaaaaaaaaatctttatatttATACACGGAGACAGACAGTGATCTCGTTGGATGAGATCCGCGTCAAAGCTTTCTCGTTAACCCGCAGGGAGTGTGGCTCTTCAGCTTCTAATCAAATAACTTATTAGGCTAAAGTTCACTACAATTCGTATAGCACTGGTGATAACCGAAACAGGGTGCTGCAGTTGTTTTCATTACCATCtttacttgatttatttttctctctctctctcacaacgTTGAATGCTTAAAATTAGATTATGCTCGCATTGATAATGCGCAATGTGACATGACAAGAGCGATACATGCACGGGCCTACTAAAGCAATGGCTTTGTAATGCATTTTGTATACTCACCTGCCGCATAGGTGAGTCGGTCTATAGTCAGAAGCCTCATTACTATCTCATGTGTTTAGTTTAAATAAGCTTCCACACCATCCATCGTGCTGCTGATAATGTTTCAGACCTGAGAGCTGTGATCCTCATCCTCCGATAATAACCTGGGTACCTGTGCACAGGAAACAGCTGGCTCTGCAATCCATGCGTTCATACGAGGAGCAGCAGAAAAAGGAGAACGGGGCTTCAGACGACTCCTCTGGAGAGCAGGCCTCCTTTAAGTGCTTCGGCCAGGCCTCGTCCCCTGCCGTGTCTACCGCGGGCCCCCAACACCTAAAAGGTAAGCTGACAGACCCCACAAGTCAAAGCTCCGATCACAAGTCGTGTGTAAATTCTCGCAGTTTCTACTGTTGCACGAATGTTTACAAGGCCATGTGTTAAATACAGTGGAATACACTTTAGGAATCCCCAGCACATTTACACTGGGGAAAATGACAACAGTCTGCATTGACTGTTTTATTGAGATAGTAAAACATGAATATGTTCAACAATTGTTGACACAATAAGATGAAAAGCAATAGGCTAcccaataaaatattaaaacgaCTGCCATGTACTAACGTAGCACGCCTTCCAATAGTATTGAAAACAATGTacaaatttatttaatattacagATCATATTGGTTACCAATGTGGATTCCTAcagtgcacatgtgtgtgcTTTAGGTCTATTTCTTATTCCACCTGTGAGAGCCAGCTGCATTATGGCTGAGAATGGGAGTCATTCTTTAGATGATTCACCAATGTGCAGAAAGACAACTGATCttctactcctcctcctcttttggCAGATTTCTGTGACAGCGATGAGGACAGCGACGATGAGAGCAAAGATGGACACATCAAAGATGGCCCGGACTCCAGCAAGATTTCCACGACTACGAAGGACGGTAAAGATCATGAGGCGAGCCCAGCTAAGGGGCATCCCTTTAGTGACACTGACTCAACCAGCAGGACCCGCGACAGCGGCTCTAGGACTGAGAAAAGCCAGGCAGACTCGCGGCAGAGCCCCATCACCGTCATCTCCAGCACCACCCGTTCGGGAGAAGACCTCAAGAGCCCGAGCCTGGACCAGCCCAAAACGGACGAGTGCAGGTCAATAGGCAAAGACAGTTTCATGCCTTTGACTGTTCAGACTGACAGCCCGCACATAGGCCACTTGCATAATTTTGGATTTCCAACAGGCCTAACGGGACAACAGTTTTTTAATCACCTTGGGAGCGCGAATCCGTTTCTCTTGCACCCCAGTCAGTTCAACATGGGAGGTGCATTCTCAAACATGGCTGCGGGCATGGGACCACTATTGGCAGCTGTGTCCACGGGAGGGGTGAGCACCATGGACACAACTAGCATGGCATCACCTTCGCAAAGCTTGACGGGAGCGCCAGGCCTGCCCTTTCATCTGCAGCAACATGTCTTGGCATCACAGGTAAAAACCTGTTTTCTCGGGCCTATAGGCCTACTCTCAGCCTCGAGTGAAGCACATGTTAAGTTGTTAAGTACACTGTAGGCTTTGGAGGCCCATATGCTAGATTCAATATGTCAGATAATTACACAACTCTAATGCTCTCCTTGTTCATGcgtttatttagttttattgcCACATGGTTTAATGTTTAAAGCAAATTTCGGCAAGTGTATTTTGATGGACTAAGCTATTATATCAACTACCAGTTGATAACTATTCAGTGAGAAAAACCAAATGGAAAGACAGACGTGGCAACAG from Etheostoma spectabile isolate EspeVRDwgs_2016 chromosome 16, UIUC_Espe_1.0, whole genome shotgun sequence encodes:
- the tbx3a gene encoding T-box transcription factor TBX3a isoform X2; the protein is MNFLMRDPVLQGSSMAYHPFIPHRGPEFAMSAMLGHQPPFFPALALPHNGSFSLPGALGKPIMDQLMGAAETGLHFSSLGHQAAAAHLRPMKTLEPEEEVEDDPKVHLEAKELWELFHKRGTEMVITKSGRRMFPPFKVRCTGLDKKAKYILLMDIVAADDCRYKFHNSRWMVAGKADPEMPKRMYIHPDSPATGEQWMSKVVNFHKLKLTNNISDKHGFTILNSMHKYQPRFHIVRANDILKLPYSTFRTYVFPETDFIAVTAYQNDKITQLKIDHNPFAKGFRDTGNGRREKRKQLALQSMRSYEEQQKKENGASDDSSGEQASFKCFGQASSPAVSTAGPQHLKDFCDSDEDSDDESKDGHIKDGPDSSKISTTTKDGKDHEASPAKGHPFSDTDSTSRTRDSGSRTEKSQADSRQSPITVISSTTRSGEDLKSPSLDQPKTDECRSIGKDSFMPLTVQTDSPHIGHLHNFGFPTGLTGQQFFNHLGSANPFLLHPSQFNMGGAFSNMAAGMGPLLAAVSTGGVSTMDTTSMASPSQSLTGAPGLPFHLQQHVLASQGLAMSPFGSLFPYPYTYMAAAAAASSAASSAVHRHPFLNAVRPRLRYSPYSLPMTVPDSTLLTTAMPSMAGSRTELKGDGIVPASPVSAVTLDSTSEVTSHSSNISSGSVSMSPKTCREKDAANELQSIQRLVSGLDSNQDRSRSGSP
- the tbx3a gene encoding T-box transcription factor TBX3a isoform X1, which produces MNFLMRDPVLQGSSMAYHPFIPHRGPEFAMSAMLGHQPPFFPALALPHNGSFSLPGALGKPIMDQLMGAAETGLHFSSLGHQAAAAHLRPMKTLEPEEEVEDDPKVHLEAKELWELFHKRGTEMVITKSGRRMFPPFKVRCTGLDKKAKYILLMDIVAADDCRYKFHNSRWMVAGKADPEMPKRMYIHPDSPATGEQWMSKVVNFHKLKLTNNISDKHGFVSSTNTILNSMHKYQPRFHIVRANDILKLPYSTFRTYVFPETDFIAVTAYQNDKITQLKIDHNPFAKGFRDTGNGRREKRKQLALQSMRSYEEQQKKENGASDDSSGEQASFKCFGQASSPAVSTAGPQHLKDFCDSDEDSDDESKDGHIKDGPDSSKISTTTKDGKDHEASPAKGHPFSDTDSTSRTRDSGSRTEKSQADSRQSPITVISSTTRSGEDLKSPSLDQPKTDECRSIGKDSFMPLTVQTDSPHIGHLHNFGFPTGLTGQQFFNHLGSANPFLLHPSQFNMGGAFSNMAAGMGPLLAAVSTGGVSTMDTTSMASPSQSLTGAPGLPFHLQQHVLASQGLAMSPFGSLFPYPYTYMAAAAAASSAASSAVHRHPFLNAVRPRLRYSPYSLPMTVPDSTLLTTAMPSMAGSRTELKGDGIVPASPVSAVTLDSTSEVTSHSSNISSGSVSMSPKTCREKDAANELQSIQRLVSGLDSNQDRSRSGSP